Sequence from the Candidatus Binatia bacterium genome:
GATGGCGCGCTCGAGATCGGCGAGAGCCATGTGGACGGTTGCGATCGACTGGTAGCGGTCGAGCCGGGCCCGCGCGAGATCCCGCTCGGCCGTGAGGAGCGTCAGGAAGTCGGACCGGTTGGATTCATAGCCGGCGCGGACCGAGGCGAGCGCGCGCTCGGTGGCGGGAACGACCCGCGTCTCGATGATCTCCAGCTCGTGGCTGCTCTCCCGGACGCGCGCCCGGGCGATCTCGACCTGGGCGCGGATGGAGTCGGACTCCGCGATCCGCTCCTGCTCGGCGCGCCGAAGCTCCGCCCGCGCCGCGCGGACGCCCGCGCCGCTCCTGCCGAACCCGAGCGGAAGCGTCACGCCCGCGCCGACCATCGTGCGCCACTCGGGCACGTCCATCGTCCGGTCGTAGCGGCCGATCAGCATCAGCTCGGGAAGCCGCATGCGGCCCGCGGCGACAATCTCGGCCCGGCGCGCTTCGATCGCGGCCGCGTTCGCGCGCAGCTCGGGACGGTTGGCCGCGGCGGCGGCGAACGTTGTGTCCGCCAGCTGGTGGCCGATGTGGGGCAGATCGCGGGGCGGATCGGGAAAGGCGCGGTCGGTCTCGTCGTGGAGAAGGGCTCGCAGCCGCGCCTGGACCTCCCCGCGCGTGCGGCTGGCCGCGAAGAGCTGATGCTCCAGCATCCCCTGCTCGACGTCCGCCTGCAGGGCGTCCTGCTGCCCCACGGTCCCGGCCGCGTACTTCTGCAGCGCGACCCGGCGGAACTGGTCGAGGAGCCCCGCGATCTCGCGGTTCACCTCGATGCTGCGCGCCGCGAGATAGAGCTGGAAGTAGACCTCGCGCGTCATGCGGAGCATCTCCAGCCTCATGGCGCGATAGTCCTCGCGCATCGACCGGGCCATGGCGCGGGTCGCTTGCCCCATCGCGGCGCGCTGCCCGAAGAGCGGCACCATCTGCGAGACCTGGACCGACCAGCCCGGGCCGGCGGAAGAGCCGAAGCTTTGCGGAGCGACCATTCCCTCGACGCGGGGATCGTCCCAGGCGCCGGCCGCGTCCGCCCGCGCCTCCATCGCCTCCCACGCCGAGCGCATCGCGGCGAGCGAAGGGTTGCGGCTCAGGACGGCGCTCTCGAGCGAATTCAGATCGAGGCTCGAGGCCCCGAAGATCGAATCCAGGGGCGCGGGCGCCTCGGAGGGCTGCGCGGCGCGCGCGGAGGCGGCCG
This genomic interval carries:
- a CDS encoding TolC family protein; this encodes MRLRAPLYPLLLSLALAWPAASARAAQPSEAPAPLDSIFGASSLDLNSLESAVLSRNPSLAAMRSAWEAMEARADAAGAWDDPRVEGMVAPQSFGSSAGPGWSVQVSQMVPLFGQRAAMGQATRAMARSMREDYRAMRLEMLRMTREVYFQLYLAARSIEVNREIAGLLDQFRRVALQKYAAGTVGQQDALQADVEQGMLEHQLFAASRTRGEVQARLRALLHDETDRAFPDPPRDLPHIGHQLADTTFAAAAANRPELRANAAAIEARRAEIVAAGRMRLPELMLIGRYDRTMDVPEWRTMVGAGVTLPLGFGRSGAGVRAARAELRRAEQERIAESDSIRAQVEIARARVRESSHELEIIETRVVPATERALASVRAGYESNRSDFLTLLTAERDLARARLDRYQSIATVHMALADLERAIGLEPAPLREEDSR